One window of the Camelina sativa cultivar DH55 chromosome 1, Cs, whole genome shotgun sequence genome contains the following:
- the LOC104706587 gene encoding uncharacterized protein LOC104706587 translates to MVDNWDTEEQQQRSSTYSKCRLSDRNGLGPHIHLSGPKSYREIQDDLEEELGREVSMGEVFFKTHTKPDGSYVDGKAEKIHQAYQQKLQEKMAELEADSSLSDGTSHRRELTTDECTAIFLECTEKDSRGTPYGLGSLKANLGKGKQRSQTEAFLTLQEQLKEAQRQIEIQATLNAEAAAREKETALLVAEQKNEIKELSLMAKFMRDTNPAYLEFIASQSAEEDNQHSPTT, encoded by the exons ATGGTTGATAATTGGGAtactgaagaacaacaacaaaggagTTCAACCTATTCCAAATGTCGtttgtctgaccgtaatggtctaGGTCCTCACATCCACTTATCAGGACCCAAGTCATATAGAGAAATCCAAGATGATCTG GAAGAAGAGTTGGGAAGAGAGGTCAGTATGGGTgaagtttttttcaaaacacatacaaagccGGATGGTTCTTATGTGGATGGCAAGGCAGAGAAAATTCATCAAGCTTATCAGCAGAAGTTGCAGGAGAAGATGGCTGAGCTTGAGGCAGATTCAAGCCTTTCAGATGGTACTTCACACCGTCGAGAGCTCACCACCGATGAATGTACTGCCATCTTCCTTGAG tgcactgagaaggattcacgagGAACTCCTTATGGTCTTGGAAGCCTCAAAGCTAATCTTGGCAAGGGCAAGCAACGATCACAAACTGAAGCCTTTCTTACATTGCAAGAGCAACTCAAGGAAGCCCAACGACAAATTGAAATTCAGGCGACTCTCAATGCTGAAGCTGCTGCTCGAGAAAAAGAGACTGCTCTCCTTGTGGCTGAGCAAAAGAATGAGATCAAAGAGTTGTCGTTGATGGCAAAGTTTATGCGCGACACTAATCCAGCCTACTTGGAGTTTATAGCCTCTCAATCAGCTGAGGAGGACAATCAACATTCACCAACAACATGA
- the LOC104706597 gene encoding vicilin-like seed storage protein At3g22640, producing the protein MASPYSFQGEQQQQQWWPEQGEEKEEDMSGQVHKIVSRVCKSDVFIIPAGHPFTIVSHDENFVSVGFGIYASNSIRTFLAGQGNVLSNLDTVATRVAFGVGSKVAEKLFTSQNYSHFAPTTPSHQQS; encoded by the exons ATGGCTTCTCCGTATTCATTTCAAGgagagcaacaacaacaacaatggtggcctgaacaaggagaagaaaaagaagaagatatgagtGGACAAGTACACAAGATTGTCTCAAGAGTGTGTAAAAGCGACGTCTTTATCATTCCCGCAGGTCATCCATTCACTATAGTCTCACACGACGAAAACTTTGTCTCGGTAGGGTTTGGTATTTATGCATCCAACTCCATAAGAACGTTCCTTGCAG GGCAAGGGAATGTGTTGAGCAACCTCGACACCGTAGCCACGAGAGTGGCGTTTGGTGTAGGAAGTAAAGTGGCGGAGAAACTTTTCACGAGCCAAAACTATTCCCACTTTGCGCCCACTACTCCTAGCCATCAGCAAAGTTGA